A region from the Linepithema humile isolate Giens D197 chromosome 1, Lhum_UNIL_v1.0, whole genome shotgun sequence genome encodes:
- the Pdk gene encoding pyruvate dehydrogenase (acetyl-transferring) kinase, mitochondrial: MRVTRSCLGNITKMLDFYSQFNPSPLSIKQFIDFGLSACERKSFIFLRKELPVRLANIMKEIHLLPDNLLKMPSVGIVNNLYVTSFDEIIQFEKSDVNDTTLDKFCQALIKIRNRHTDVVQTMAQGVLELKESYDVDNQTENSIQYFLDRFLMSRISIRMLINQHTLLFGGQLNGHSRHVGCIDPSCDVIGVIKDAYENARFLCDQYYLASPELVVKQHNEFERSSEIRIIYVPSHLYHMLFELFKNSMRAVMEHHGSDSDNCPPLEVLLVRGKEDICVKISDRGGGIPRSQMDHLFKYMYSTAPQPSKSDNAHTVPLAGYGYGLPLSRLYARYLHGDIVLLSCEGYGTDAIIYLKALSTEANELLPIFNKTSSKFYRTPIPTTDWSSQCGGGMATRQLSMSHAQGHRLPHGMEITHL; encoded by the exons GTCTAAGCGCTTGCGAAAGGAAATCCTTTATATTCCTGAGGAAAGAACTGCCAGTACGTCTCGCCAACATTATGAAAGAGATCCATTTGCTACCGGATAATCTATTGAAGATGCCTAGTGTGGGTATTGTGAATAATTTGTATGTCACTTCTTTCGACGAAATAATACAATTCGAGAAATCGGATGTCAACGACACCACTTTAGACAA ATTCTGTCAAGCTCTGATAAAAATCCGAAATAGGCACACCGATGTCGTCCAGACCATGGCACAGGGCGTCTTGGAGCTGAAGGAGTCTTACGACGTGGACAATCAGACTGAGAACAGCATTCAGTATTTTCTGGACAGATTTCTCATGTCTCGTATTTCCATTCGTATGCTGATCAATCAGCACA CGCTTCTTTTTGGTGGGCAATTAAACGGGCACAGTAGACATGTGGGATGTATAGATCCGTCCTGTGACGTGATCGGCGTTATTAAAGATGCTTACGAGAACGCACGTTTTCTGTGCGATCAATATTATTTGGCTAGCCCGGAATTGGTAGTCAAACAACATAATG AATTTGAACGAAGCAGTGAAATTAGAATCATTTATGTGCCGAGCCATTTGTATCATATGCTATTCGAGCTCTTCAAGAACAGTATGAGAGCTGTGATGGAACATCACGGATCAGATTCGGATAATTGTCCGCCGCTCGAAGTTTTGCTTGTGCGCGGCAAAGAGGACATCTGTGTGAAG ATATCTGATAGAGGCGGCGGAATTCCTCGTTCACAAATGGACCATTTATTCaagtatatgtatagtacCGCTCCACAGCCGAGCAAATCGGACAATGCTCATACGGTACCGCTTGCAGGATATGGATACGGTCTGCCATTGTCTCGGCTATATGCTAGGTATCTGCACGGTGATATCGTGCTGCTTAGCTGTGAGGGATACGGTACAGACGCCATTATTTATCTGAAG GCGTTATCCACTGAGGCGAACGAGCTATTaccaatatttaataaaacttcgTCGAAATTCTACCGTACGCCAATACCTACGACGGATTGGAGTAGTCAGTGTGGCGGTGGAATGGCGACGAGGCAACTTAGTATGAGTCATGCTCAAGGCCACAGGCTTCCACATGGAATGGAAATCACTCATTTATAG